A DNA window from uncultured Methanoregula sp. contains the following coding sequences:
- a CDS encoding DUF167 family protein, with protein sequence MPDIADAVTENPKGTVIAIEVTANAKTAVFPDGYNPWRNAIGCRVPAEAVDGKANKAILRLVAKTLEIPQSAVSIQSGALASQKKIQIAGLSRSAVLERLQAHS encoded by the coding sequence ATGCCAGATATCGCCGATGCCGTGACGGAAAACCCGAAGGGTACGGTCATTGCAATCGAAGTTACCGCAAATGCAAAGACCGCTGTTTTTCCGGATGGGTATAATCCCTGGCGGAACGCGATTGGCTGCCGGGTTCCTGCCGAAGCCGTTGACGGGAAAGCGAACAAGGCTATCCTCCGGCTGGTTGCAAAAACGCTCGAAATCCCGCAATCGGCAGTAAGTATCCAGTCCGGTGCACTCGCTTCCCAGAAGAAGATCCAGATCGCCGGCCTCTCCCGGTCCGCGGTTCTCGAACGGCTGCAGGCACATTCCTGA
- the dnaG gene encoding DNA primase DnaG, with translation MYSPDTTKYLIHISLTAEGVVEKPDVVGAIFGQTEGLLGEELDLRDLQRTGRVGRIDVQITSKKGETKGEILISSSLDRAETAILAASLEMIDRVGPCVAHVTVASIEDIRISKRKLIVERAKEILVERFEDGAIDSDELLDEVRQTLRIEKIGSIGEERMPAGPHVLDSDAIIIVEGRADVINLLRYGIKNAVAVEGTNIPRSVVELCEKKTTTAFFDGDRGGELILRELLQVADIDFVAFSPKGKSVEDMTRKEVIKTLRNKVPVEYVRDQYFEDSAEMPADLKIQRPAHDDDESQDKKARHAPAAKRQRDTSGGPQSIRDHIEDVKGNNTARFLAEDLSVVKELRSDEVEKAIETLDSTATGLVVDRPVDQKLLDRLVWKGLSYVAARDFKGIIKRPLTIRLMKMG, from the coding sequence TTGTATTCACCGGATACTACCAAGTACCTTATTCACATCAGCCTCACTGCAGAGGGGGTGGTCGAGAAACCTGACGTAGTCGGCGCCATATTCGGGCAGACTGAAGGGTTACTCGGCGAAGAGCTGGATCTGCGGGATCTCCAGAGGACAGGAAGAGTAGGACGCATAGACGTCCAGATCACGAGCAAGAAAGGCGAGACCAAGGGGGAAATTCTCATCTCCTCCTCGCTCGACCGGGCGGAGACGGCCATCCTTGCGGCATCGCTCGAGATGATCGACCGCGTAGGCCCCTGCGTTGCCCACGTAACGGTTGCCTCCATCGAGGACATCCGGATCAGCAAGCGGAAGCTGATCGTTGAGCGGGCAAAGGAGATTCTTGTCGAGAGGTTTGAAGACGGGGCCATCGACAGCGACGAGCTGCTCGACGAGGTCCGGCAGACCCTCCGGATCGAGAAGATCGGATCGATCGGCGAAGAGCGGATGCCGGCCGGCCCCCATGTCCTGGACTCCGATGCCATCATCATCGTAGAGGGACGGGCCGATGTCATCAATCTCCTGCGCTATGGGATCAAGAACGCCGTGGCGGTCGAGGGAACCAATATCCCGAGGTCCGTTGTCGAGCTCTGCGAGAAGAAGACCACAACGGCATTCTTCGACGGGGACCGGGGCGGCGAACTGATCCTGCGGGAACTTCTCCAGGTGGCAGACATCGATTTTGTCGCGTTCTCGCCCAAAGGCAAGAGCGTCGAGGATATGACGAGAAAGGAGGTCATCAAGACCCTCCGGAACAAGGTCCCGGTCGAGTACGTCCGCGACCAGTACTTCGAGGATTCGGCCGAGATGCCTGCTGACCTGAAGATCCAGCGGCCGGCTCACGATGACGACGAGAGCCAGGATAAGAAAGCCCGCCATGCACCGGCTGCAAAACGCCAGCGGGACACCTCAGGAGGACCCCAGAGCATCCGGGATCATATCGAGGATGTCAAAGGGAACAACACGGCCCGGTTCCTTGCCGAGGACTTAAGCGTGGTAAAAGAGCTGCGATCCGACGAGGTTGAGAAAGCCATCGAGACGCTGGACAGCACGGCGACCGGCCTTGTTGTCGACCGGCCGGTTGACCAGAAACTCCTGGACCGCCTGGTCTGGAAAGGGCTTTCGTACGTTGCAGCCCGGGATTTCAAGGGAATTATCAAGCGGCCTTTGACGATCCGGCTGATGAAAATGGGATGA
- a CDS encoding UPF0058 family protein codes for MHKEELINLHQMLYEVKDYFEELNPELKFTQYNALKITPSQQHKSKMEHKYAIFVLGTEIANAMKEVDYTSSSRISARMKELADKALKEMDSQ; via the coding sequence ATGCACAAAGAGGAACTGATCAATCTTCACCAGATGCTCTACGAGGTGAAGGATTACTTCGAGGAACTCAATCCCGAGCTGAAATTCACCCAGTACAATGCCCTGAAGATCACCCCCTCCCAGCAGCATAAGAGCAAGATGGAGCACAAGTACGCGATCTTCGTTCTCGGCACCGAGATCGCCAATGCCATGAAGGAAGTGGATTACACTTCGTCGAGCCGGATATCGGCCCGGATGAAGGAGCTTGCCGACAAAGCCTTAAAGGAAATGGACAGCCAGTAA
- a CDS encoding NAD(P)-binding domain-containing protein: MQYIPDTGRDLDVGGINRAVEAAFSDHGNGLVQMPPKLYVTLPRGDFRTMPAYLPSLSIAGVKIVNVHPGNPAIGLPTVMALTIILDIATGQPVAVINATRLTDLRTGAAGAVACKYLSPKTTITLGVVGTGRQAEAQVMAAAEEVAIERILIGSRNPAHAEAFAKNLKGRFDCSCVSIEKACDADVIVTTTPSRSPIIRSEWVHEGTHINAIGADAPGKEELDPTLLRRARVFVDDYAQAVHSGEINVPISCGLFREDEIAGTLGEVVIGKKKRNRPDEITVFDSTGLAIQDLAIAKLAMEKGKGIELPFP; this comes from the coding sequence ATGCAGTATATTCCGGATACCGGCAGGGATCTTGATGTTGGCGGGATTAACCGGGCAGTTGAGGCAGCTTTTTCTGATCACGGGAACGGTCTTGTCCAGATGCCACCCAAGCTGTACGTTACGCTTCCCCGTGGGGATTTCCGGACCATGCCCGCGTATCTCCCCTCGCTCTCGATTGCGGGAGTCAAGATCGTCAATGTCCACCCGGGTAACCCGGCGATCGGCCTTCCCACGGTGATGGCCCTGACCATCATCCTCGATATCGCCACGGGACAGCCGGTTGCGGTCATCAATGCAACGAGACTCACGGATCTCCGGACCGGGGCGGCCGGTGCGGTTGCCTGCAAGTACCTCTCGCCGAAGACGACGATCACGCTCGGGGTTGTCGGGACCGGCAGGCAGGCCGAGGCGCAGGTGATGGCTGCTGCAGAAGAGGTTGCGATAGAGAGAATCCTCATCGGGAGCCGGAACCCGGCCCATGCCGAAGCGTTTGCAAAAAACCTGAAAGGCCGGTTCGACTGCTCGTGCGTCTCCATCGAGAAAGCCTGCGATGCGGATGTCATCGTGACAACAACGCCGTCCAGGTCGCCGATCATCCGGAGCGAATGGGTTCACGAAGGCACCCATATCAATGCCATCGGGGCGGATGCCCCCGGCAAGGAAGAGCTGGACCCGACCCTGCTCCGGCGGGCCCGGGTCTTCGTCGACGACTATGCCCAGGCCGTCCACTCGGGCGAGATCAATGTTCCGATCAGCTGCGGTTTGTTCCGGGAGGACGAGATAGCGGGAACGCTTGGCGAAGTGGTGATCGGGAAAAAGAAGCGGAACCGGCCGGACGAGATCACCGTCTTCGATTCCACCGGCCTTGCGATCCAGGACCTGGCGATAGCAAAACTCGCCATGGAGAAAGGCAAGGGAATCGAACTGCCGTTCCCGTAA
- a CDS encoding DUF475 domain-containing protein, with the protein MDILYIIVTIAGLCIFETITSIDNAIINAEVLSTMAERAKRWFLSWGLIIAVFGIRCLLPWLIVWLSTPALGPLGALTATFSSDPLVIQAIEQSAPPLMMFGGTFLIFLFFHWLFLENRKFGLRGERFFASKGVWFFALVSVILAALVWTALGYNTMVAFGAVMGSTAFFIVHGFRQNAEKAEEKMLHSSHMSDTSKLLYLEVIDATFSIDGVVGAFAFTMAVPLIMIGSGLGAIMVRELTVRNVDNIKKYNYLKNGAMYSIFFLGVIMILDSFGVHIPFWVSPVITFGVVGFFLWKSIREIPKTPPAGNNPA; encoded by the coding sequence ATGGATATCCTGTACATCATCGTTACTATCGCAGGCCTCTGCATCTTCGAGACGATAACAAGCATAGACAATGCCATCATCAATGCCGAAGTGCTCTCGACCATGGCCGAGCGGGCAAAGCGCTGGTTCCTCTCCTGGGGCCTTATCATTGCCGTCTTTGGCATCCGCTGCCTTCTTCCCTGGCTTATCGTCTGGCTGTCTACGCCGGCGCTCGGCCCGCTCGGGGCCCTGACGGCAACGTTCTCCAGCGACCCGCTGGTGATCCAGGCCATCGAACAGTCAGCCCCGCCGCTCATGATGTTCGGCGGGACGTTCCTCATCTTCCTCTTCTTCCACTGGCTCTTTTTGGAGAACAGGAAGTTCGGCCTCCGGGGAGAGCGGTTCTTTGCATCCAAGGGTGTCTGGTTCTTTGCACTCGTCTCGGTCATCCTTGCGGCTCTTGTCTGGACCGCCCTTGGCTATAACACGATGGTCGCGTTCGGGGCCGTGATGGGCTCCACGGCGTTCTTCATCGTCCACGGGTTCCGGCAGAACGCCGAGAAGGCCGAAGAGAAGATGCTGCATTCATCCCATATGTCGGACACCAGCAAGCTCCTGTACCTGGAAGTGATCGATGCGACCTTCTCGATCGACGGCGTAGTCGGTGCATTTGCCTTTACCATGGCGGTTCCCTTAATAATGATCGGGAGCGGCCTTGGCGCGATCATGGTGCGGGAGCTGACGGTCAGGAACGTTGACAATATCAAGAAATACAATTACCTCAAGAACGGCGCCATGTACTCCATATTCTTCCTCGGCGTGATCATGATCCTGGACAGCTTCGGGGTTCATATTCCGTTCTGGGTCTCGCCGGTCATTACATTCGGGGTTGTCGGGTTCTTCCTCTGGAAATCCATCCGGGAGATCCCCAAAACCCCGCCGGCCGGCAATAACCCGGCCTGA
- a CDS encoding DUF2115 domain-containing protein: MTVPTPEPNEREGTEEARLTIREAVSRFRAAETKGALGILLAKEVLTYTLFDLQIIGGRLNSEIEKLPSPYREAIRPYFREQLFGKHHRLIGAYRTGAFARMNTPLRDRELFQKFCDIIPEGCFSWNDVHERNPYFRNPKNRLFYYLIAGFTMFVLDEPGHPVGMPFPGGFTVEQRGSDYYCLIRDKEKEVPYSICNFCPAIQQEDR; the protein is encoded by the coding sequence ATGACCGTACCAACGCCCGAGCCCAACGAGCGGGAAGGAACTGAGGAAGCCCGCCTGACGATACGGGAGGCAGTGTCCCGTTTCCGGGCGGCAGAGACCAAAGGCGCTCTCGGGATCCTGCTTGCGAAGGAGGTTCTGACCTACACTCTTTTCGATCTCCAGATAATCGGCGGAAGGCTCAACAGCGAGATCGAGAAACTCCCGTCTCCCTATAGGGAAGCCATCCGGCCCTATTTCCGCGAGCAGCTCTTCGGGAAGCACCACCGGCTCATCGGGGCTTACCGCACGGGAGCGTTCGCCCGCATGAATACGCCCCTCCGGGACCGGGAGCTCTTTCAGAAGTTCTGCGATATTATACCGGAGGGCTGCTTCTCGTGGAACGACGTGCACGAAAGGAACCCGTACTTCAGGAACCCGAAGAACCGCCTCTTCTATTATCTCATCGCCGGGTTCACGATGTTCGTCCTCGACGAGCCGGGCCACCCGGTTGGCATGCCGTTCCCCGGGGGGTTCACGGTTGAACAGCGGGGATCCGATTATTACTGCCTGATCCGGGACAAGGAGAAGGAAGTTCCCTATTCCATCTGCAACTTCTGCCCGGCCATCCAGCAGGAAGACCGGTAA
- a CDS encoding UPF0147 family protein yields MPNPEKTMENCILMLQHVQEDSSIPRNIRRVADETRTLLLNNSKAMGLRAAEAISKIDEISNDPNMPIHARTRIWELVSQLETIPLD; encoded by the coding sequence ATGCCCAACCCTGAAAAAACTATGGAAAACTGTATCCTGATGTTGCAGCACGTTCAGGAAGACAGCTCAATTCCCAGAAATATCCGGCGCGTAGCTGACGAGACCCGGACGCTGCTATTGAACAATTCCAAGGCGATGGGGCTGCGCGCCGCGGAAGCAATCTCCAAGATTGATGAAATCTCCAATGATCCCAATATGCCTATTCATGCGCGGACACGGATCTGGGAGCTCGTGTCCCAGCTGGAAACGATCCCTCTGGACTGA
- a CDS encoding Sjogren's syndrome/scleroderma autoantigen 1 family protein, whose translation MLEKTCKTCGCPLFEVKGKTVCVVCAENAIASGARPEAPATAAAGAPAAHSHHAHEHGEACSCGADHDEESCGCDDDGGLTEELAFTVHSLCLRIQNEKDPERVLVLMNAIKSGTEALEVLCRL comes from the coding sequence ATGCTCGAGAAGACCTGCAAGACCTGCGGCTGCCCGCTCTTTGAAGTAAAAGGGAAGACCGTCTGCGTGGTCTGTGCAGAGAACGCGATCGCATCCGGTGCGCGCCCAGAGGCCCCTGCAACGGCAGCAGCCGGGGCGCCCGCTGCCCATTCCCACCATGCCCACGAACATGGCGAAGCCTGCTCCTGCGGCGCTGACCACGATGAGGAATCCTGCGGCTGCGATGACGACGGGGGACTTACCGAGGAACTCGCGTTTACCGTCCACTCGCTCTGCCTGCGCATCCAGAACGAGAAGGACCCGGAGCGCGTCCTTGTCCTGATGAATGCGATCAAGAGCGGGACCGAAGCGCTGGAAGTGCTCTGCCGGCTTTAA
- a CDS encoding MFS transporter — MTSWHDRALIWHLSLLGFFAIFSTTISKNPVLPLFVQALGGGDSVLGLIAAVSPLAGILFSFPVGVIADHIGKRRLLVVSGIVFLLAPVLYLFVTDPLWLIPVRFFHGTATAILGPVVSAIIAERFPSVKGEMLGRYSSATLIGRTLAPLVGGIIISVFLFLPGLVPYRMVYVAAALAAIPVLYLTLVYREAQPGTLSVPGFAAFRESLVTFVTNNRLRATAMADMATYFVFGAFETFLPVYLYSLGFGAWQIGIIFAVQVLIIALSKPVFGRIADRIDKRLQIGAGLLVTGCAAALIPFTPGFIGLLIVSTLFGAGISLSTVATSAYVADVAKKEQLGASMGALSSIMDIGHSAGPLFTGIIITMAGYTEGFLAGFALTLVVTAIFVLSVRGRPAGTAGQ; from the coding sequence ATGACGTCCTGGCACGACCGCGCCCTGATCTGGCACCTCTCCCTCCTGGGATTCTTTGCCATCTTTTCTACAACCATCTCCAAGAACCCGGTGCTTCCCCTGTTTGTCCAGGCCCTGGGCGGGGGAGACTCGGTGCTCGGCCTTATCGCGGCGGTATCCCCGCTCGCCGGCATCCTCTTCTCGTTCCCCGTGGGGGTTATTGCGGATCATATCGGCAAACGGCGCCTGCTGGTTGTATCCGGCATCGTCTTTCTCCTGGCTCCCGTGCTCTATCTTTTTGTCACCGATCCGCTCTGGCTGATCCCGGTCCGGTTCTTCCACGGGACGGCAACCGCCATCCTGGGGCCGGTTGTATCCGCCATCATTGCCGAACGGTTCCCGTCAGTAAAAGGCGAGATGCTGGGAAGGTACTCCTCGGCCACGCTCATCGGCCGCACCCTGGCACCGCTTGTCGGCGGGATCATCATCTCGGTATTTCTGTTTCTTCCGGGTCTCGTCCCGTACCGGATGGTGTACGTTGCTGCAGCGCTTGCCGCAATTCCCGTGCTGTACCTGACCCTGGTGTACCGGGAAGCGCAGCCCGGGACGCTTTCCGTGCCGGGATTTGCTGCGTTCAGGGAAAGTCTTGTCACGTTCGTCACCAACAACCGCCTGCGGGCGACAGCGATGGCTGATATGGCAACGTATTTTGTTTTCGGCGCATTCGAGACTTTCCTGCCGGTGTACCTCTACTCGCTCGGCTTTGGCGCCTGGCAGATCGGGATCATCTTTGCGGTCCAGGTACTGATCATTGCTCTCTCCAAACCAGTCTTCGGGAGGATTGCCGACCGCATCGACAAGCGCCTCCAGATAGGCGCGGGACTGCTCGTTACCGGGTGTGCGGCTGCGCTGATCCCGTTCACACCCGGTTTTATTGGCCTTCTCATAGTGAGCACCCTGTTCGGGGCTGGTATTTCCCTCTCGACGGTTGCAACCAGCGCGTATGTTGCCGACGTTGCAAAGAAAGAACAGCTCGGGGCATCGATGGGTGCTCTCTCATCGATCATGGACATCGGGCATTCGGCCGGGCCGCTGTTTACGGGAATTATCATCACCATGGCCGGCTATACGGAAGGATTCCTTGCCGGCTTTGCGCTCACGCTGGTCGTTACTGCAATCTTTGTCCTGTCCGTGCGGGGCAGACCCGCGGGAACTGCCGGGCAATAA
- a CDS encoding methionine synthase: MSRPFTIDKVLPTTVVGSYPVVKAGGLRGIFDPLHAAVETAVADQIKAGIDIISDGQVRGDMISAFTSKLPGVRDQEVIGKIQPAAGAITAHDTKYALSKSARVKGIITGPSTLAHGLHLSTHMYRNKEEVALDLAAALVIEARSLEAAGVTLLQVDEPILSTGVADLATGKRAVEMIASSVGIPTCMHVCGNTSGIIDELLKFDVSVLDLEFSNNQANLDTLSHRDLSGKMLGFGCVDSSSEAVETVPEIKKRIEKAVEYFNPKILLIDPDCGMRMRSRESAFLKLKNMCDAASEVRTGL, encoded by the coding sequence ATGTCCAGACCATTCACTATCGATAAGGTCCTGCCCACAACGGTTGTAGGCAGTTATCCGGTTGTCAAAGCCGGTGGACTCCGGGGTATTTTTGACCCGCTCCATGCCGCAGTCGAAACCGCAGTTGCCGACCAGATTAAGGCTGGCATCGATATCATCTCCGATGGCCAGGTCCGGGGGGATATGATCAGTGCCTTTACGTCGAAACTTCCCGGTGTCCGCGACCAGGAAGTGATCGGGAAGATCCAGCCCGCGGCCGGTGCAATCACGGCACACGATACGAAATATGCTCTCTCGAAATCCGCCCGCGTGAAAGGGATCATCACCGGCCCGTCCACGCTTGCCCATGGCCTGCACCTCAGCACCCACATGTACCGGAACAAGGAGGAGGTTGCCCTCGATCTTGCCGCGGCTCTTGTCATTGAGGCCCGGAGCCTTGAGGCTGCCGGTGTAACCCTGCTCCAGGTCGATGAGCCGATTCTGTCGACCGGTGTCGCAGACCTTGCAACAGGGAAGCGGGCGGTGGAGATGATCGCCTCTTCGGTCGGGATCCCCACGTGCATGCATGTCTGTGGCAATACATCCGGCATAATTGATGAACTGCTGAAGTTCGATGTCAGCGTGCTTGATCTCGAATTCTCGAACAACCAGGCAAACCTCGACACCCTCTCGCACCGGGACCTATCCGGGAAGATGCTCGGCTTCGGGTGCGTAGACTCATCATCGGAGGCGGTCGAGACGGTGCCTGAGATAAAGAAGCGCATCGAGAAGGCTGTTGAATATTTCAACCCGAAGATCCTCCTGATCGACCCGGACTGTGGTATGCGGATGCGGAGCCGGGAATCCGCCTTTTTGAAGCTGAAGAACATGTGCGATGCAGCCAGTGAAGTCAGGACTGGGCTGTAA
- a CDS encoding DEAD/DEAH box helicase: MSFISHPLIKPDSLEKREYQLSVAMRALDGNTMVILPTGLGKTAVALIVAASRLYNEGGKILMLAPTKPLVEQHLRYFSQYLLVKTPEGEAGSPFVMFTGEAPPDERTADWNRATVILATPQVIKNDVIAGRYTLNDVTLLVVDECHRAVGNYAYVFLAQRYLATAAKPRLLAMTASPGGAQEKVQEVCANLGIEQVETRTEDDPDVRPYVFERDLEYINISLPPELKVAIHTINGLIEERLALLASLHFTVPKREKLSMRELNAINAQIQQRIANRDPAGYSAASVYAECMKLKHAVMLAESQGSGVLKGYLAKLVAEGKGAGGSKASQRLVADRSFQELFSRSTEWTHELHPKMEMTLGLVRDQLEQFPDSRIIIFATYRDTVQLLVDYLASHGIVSERFVGQATKDAEKGLSQKKQIAALGRFRSGEFKVLIATSVGEEGLDVPSTDLVIFYEAVPSEIRSIQRKGRTGRHGAGRVIVLVTKGTSDEVFRHVSTAKEKMMHKSMRSMGNMMATVQKPIINDPAEIEEFTPQGPKIIIDDRETSSKVVEVLSGMGAAIRLERLPHGDYAIGDRILVERKTARDFVDTLIERDLLGQVKAMAEAVPRPVLIVEGGDLYTQRDLHPNAIKGVLAALTVDMGVTLLFTRDEQDTAQMLMVLAKREEGERGERKLHPHKTHSSVREEQEYIVSAFPDIGMKNARLLLAHFGSIQAIANASLEELVAIKGIGEKTAQRVFELCRKVYG, translated from the coding sequence ATGAGTTTCATCAGCCACCCCCTGATAAAACCGGACTCCCTTGAGAAACGGGAGTACCAGCTCTCGGTAGCCATGCGGGCGCTGGACGGCAACACGATGGTGATCCTGCCAACAGGGCTTGGCAAGACCGCAGTCGCCCTTATCGTTGCAGCCTCCCGGCTCTACAACGAGGGGGGAAAGATCCTGATGCTCGCCCCGACAAAGCCGCTCGTGGAGCAGCACCTGCGCTATTTCTCGCAGTATCTGCTCGTGAAAACTCCGGAAGGGGAAGCCGGTTCGCCGTTTGTCATGTTCACGGGCGAAGCTCCTCCCGATGAACGGACTGCGGACTGGAACCGGGCTACCGTCATCCTGGCTACCCCCCAGGTCATCAAGAACGACGTGATAGCCGGCCGGTATACGCTGAACGATGTCACGCTTCTCGTAGTGGACGAATGTCACCGGGCGGTGGGCAATTACGCGTATGTCTTCCTTGCCCAGCGCTATCTTGCAACGGCTGCAAAACCGCGCCTTCTCGCCATGACCGCGTCGCCCGGCGGGGCGCAGGAGAAAGTGCAGGAGGTCTGTGCGAACCTCGGGATCGAGCAGGTCGAGACCCGGACCGAGGATGACCCGGATGTCAGGCCCTATGTCTTCGAGCGGGACCTGGAATACATCAATATCAGCCTTCCTCCGGAACTCAAAGTGGCCATCCACACCATCAACGGGCTCATTGAGGAACGGCTAGCCCTGCTCGCATCGCTCCATTTCACGGTCCCAAAGCGGGAAAAACTCTCGATGCGGGAGCTCAACGCGATCAATGCCCAGATCCAGCAGCGGATCGCGAACCGGGACCCGGCGGGATACTCCGCAGCATCGGTCTATGCCGAATGCATGAAACTCAAGCACGCCGTGATGCTGGCCGAATCGCAGGGAAGCGGCGTGCTCAAAGGGTATCTTGCCAAACTCGTTGCCGAGGGCAAGGGGGCCGGCGGGAGCAAGGCCAGCCAGCGGCTCGTGGCCGACCGCTCCTTCCAGGAGCTCTTCAGCCGGTCCACGGAATGGACGCACGAGCTCCACCCGAAGATGGAGATGACGCTCGGTCTTGTCCGCGACCAGCTCGAACAGTTCCCGGACAGCCGGATCATCATCTTTGCCACGTACCGGGATACCGTCCAGCTGCTGGTGGATTATCTTGCATCCCACGGGATCGTATCCGAACGGTTCGTAGGCCAGGCCACAAAGGATGCCGAGAAAGGGCTCTCCCAGAAGAAGCAGATTGCGGCTCTGGGCCGGTTCCGCTCGGGAGAGTTCAAGGTCCTGATTGCCACCTCGGTGGGAGAAGAGGGGCTTGATGTCCCGTCAACGGACCTGGTGATCTTTTACGAAGCGGTGCCCTCAGAGATCCGGTCCATCCAGCGCAAGGGACGGACGGGACGGCATGGTGCCGGACGGGTCATCGTTCTCGTCACCAAGGGAACCTCCGATGAGGTCTTCCGCCACGTCAGTACGGCAAAAGAGAAGATGATGCACAAGAGCATGCGCTCGATGGGGAATATGATGGCTACCGTGCAGAAACCGATCATAAACGACCCGGCAGAGATTGAGGAATTTACGCCGCAGGGTCCGAAAATTATCATCGATGATCGCGAGACATCCTCAAAGGTTGTCGAAGTGCTCTCCGGTATGGGGGCTGCCATCCGGCTCGAACGGCTTCCCCATGGGGATTATGCCATCGGCGACCGGATCCTGGTTGAGCGCAAGACCGCCCGCGACTTCGTGGATACTCTCATCGAGCGCGACCTTCTCGGCCAGGTGAAGGCGATGGCCGAGGCGGTCCCCCGGCCGGTGCTGATAGTGGAAGGCGGCGATCTCTATACCCAGCGGGATCTTCACCCGAACGCCATCAAGGGCGTGCTCGCGGCCCTCACGGTGGACATGGGTGTGACCCTTCTCTTCACCCGCGATGAGCAGGACACGGCCCAGATGCTCATGGTGCTGGCAAAGCGCGAAGAGGGAGAGAGGGGCGAGCGCAAGCTCCACCCGCACAAGACGCATTCATCGGTACGCGAGGAGCAGGAGTACATTGTCTCGGCATTCCCCGATATCGGGATGAAGAACGCCCGGCTGCTGCTTGCCCATTTCGGATCGATCCAGGCAATTGCCAATGCTTCCCTCGAAGAGCTGGTGGCGATAAAGGGAATCGGGGAGAAGACGGCGCAGCGGGTGTTCGAGCTGTGCCGGAAGGTATACGGGTGA